A portion of the Edaphobacter lichenicola genome contains these proteins:
- a CDS encoding alpha/beta fold hydrolase gives MELREYEIASNGISLHVTEQGEGPAVLFCHGFPDTSYTWRRQMTAVASAGYRAIAPDMRGYGQSSAPEDSSLYTPLHTAGDLIGLLDVLKVPSAVLVGHDWGATHAWNAALIRPDRFKAVFCLSVPYVPRGDVSVFERMRKSGHQDDFYMFEQIRPEADQIWADAAVTIPGILYWASGSAPAATRWSPLDPARSLHRPVPGPLPSWADPDYVAHNVTAFQRTGFHGGLNYYRAAEPYFDLSAAFKGAKVTQPSFYIVGKADGLRELYPLTIDQLRAGLPGLVGSCELDGVGHWVQHEASAQVNDQLVNFLREVCPA, from the coding sequence ATGGAACTCAGGGAGTACGAGATCGCTTCGAATGGCATCTCCTTGCACGTAACGGAACAAGGGGAGGGGCCAGCCGTTCTTTTCTGCCACGGATTTCCGGACACCTCTTATACGTGGCGCCGACAGATGACCGCCGTCGCGTCAGCCGGCTATCGAGCGATTGCTCCAGATATGCGTGGATACGGACAAAGTTCAGCGCCGGAAGATTCGAGTTTGTATACGCCGCTGCATACGGCCGGTGATTTGATCGGGCTACTCGATGTGCTGAAGGTCCCTAGCGCTGTCCTGGTGGGTCACGACTGGGGCGCAACTCATGCGTGGAATGCGGCTCTGATTCGACCTGACCGATTCAAAGCAGTGTTCTGTCTCAGCGTGCCTTACGTTCCGCGTGGCGATGTCAGCGTCTTTGAAAGAATGCGGAAGTCTGGGCATCAAGACGACTTCTACATGTTCGAACAGATCCGCCCGGAAGCCGACCAGATTTGGGCTGATGCTGCGGTAACCATTCCAGGAATTCTGTATTGGGCATCCGGTTCTGCTCCAGCCGCCACGCGATGGAGTCCCCTGGACCCTGCACGGAGCCTGCATCGTCCTGTTCCCGGACCTTTGCCATCGTGGGCGGACCCAGACTACGTTGCGCATAACGTTACTGCATTTCAGCGCACCGGATTTCACGGTGGGCTGAACTACTACCGAGCCGCTGAACCGTACTTCGATTTGTCGGCAGCTTTCAAAGGCGCGAAGGTTACTCAACCTTCGTTTTACATCGTGGGAAAAGCGGATGGACTGAGAGAGTTATACCCTTTGACGATCGATCAGCTCCGCGCGGGGCTTCCCGGTCTTGTGGGAAGTTGCGAACTCGACGGTGTCGGCCACTGGGTGCAACACGAAGCCTCTGCTCAGGTGAATGACCAACTCGTTAACTTTCTGCGCGAGGTCTGCCCGGCCTAA
- a CDS encoding alpha/beta fold hydrolase — protein MSSITVKDGTEIYYKDWGTGQPIVFHHGWPLSADDWDSQMLFFRLHGYRVIAHDRRGHGRSTQTDLGNDMDTYAADSAALVEHLDLKDAIHVGHSTGGGEVARYVAQYGGDGRVAKAVLISAITPVMIKSASNPGGLPIEFFDGFRAGMANRAQFYRDVPEGPFYGFNRPGAKVSQGVIDNWWRQGMMGGTKAQYDCIKALSETDLTEDLKKITVPVLVMHSEDDQIVPFADSGPLAAKLLKHGTLKVYQGLPHGMPTTHADQINADLLEFIKS, from the coding sequence ATGAGCAGCATCACAGTGAAGGACGGTACAGAGATTTACTACAAGGATTGGGGAACAGGTCAGCCGATCGTGTTCCACCACGGCTGGCCGCTCAGCGCGGACGACTGGGATAGCCAGATGCTTTTCTTCCGGCTGCACGGATACCGCGTCATCGCGCATGACCGTCGTGGCCATGGCCGGTCGACGCAGACCGATCTGGGTAACGACATGGACACCTATGCGGCCGACAGCGCCGCCCTGGTGGAGCATCTCGATCTGAAAGACGCCATCCACGTCGGCCACTCAACTGGCGGCGGCGAAGTGGCGCGCTATGTCGCCCAGTACGGAGGCGACGGGCGCGTCGCGAAGGCGGTGTTGATCAGCGCCATCACTCCGGTCATGATCAAGTCTGCGTCGAATCCGGGCGGCCTGCCGATCGAGTTCTTCGACGGTTTTCGTGCAGGCATGGCCAACCGGGCCCAGTTCTACCGCGATGTCCCCGAAGGTCCCTTCTACGGCTTCAACCGTCCTGGCGCGAAGGTTTCGCAAGGAGTGATCGATAACTGGTGGCGGCAAGGAATGATGGGTGGGACCAAGGCACAATATGATTGCATCAAGGCCTTGTCGGAGACCGACCTCACCGAAGACTTGAAGAAGATCACCGTTCCGGTATTGGTGATGCATAGCGAGGACGACCAGATTGTGCCGTTCGCCGACTCAGGCCCGCTGGCGGCCAAGCTCTTGAAGCATGGCACGTTGAAGGTATACCAAGGCCTGCCGCACGGGATGCCCACCACGCATGCAGATCAAATCAATGCCGATCTTCTCGAATTCATAAAGTCGTAA
- a CDS encoding LysR family transcriptional regulator, which yields MGKAPDLNDVTAFVAAAKAGTLSGAAKDMGLPTSTVSRALTRLEENVGVLLIRRSQRGLVLTDAGKEYLTSCRRALRSLRDGSELIERQRVNPSGLLRVAAPVCFAKNTLAPLLAGFLKVFPAMKVELDLYSSGWDQEGADEVDVYFKVRTPKDSARRCHLYPKIVQGVFASRDYLSVHGSPRDPTDLSKHRCIGLLAETNFNLWKLMKGTKTALPELHFVLTASDPEMHCQLALDGVGVAVLPLWLAKQPHAEKHLVPVLPSWRPIPIALCALYSGASRLTPKIEVFMDYLEPFIGTERDPCLRGASAKVCFIKP from the coding sequence ATGGGCAAAGCTCCTGACCTAAACGATGTCACCGCATTCGTCGCCGCAGCCAAGGCTGGAACTCTGAGTGGGGCGGCAAAAGACATGGGTCTCCCGACCTCGACGGTGAGCAGGGCTCTTACCCGTCTTGAAGAAAACGTTGGCGTACTCCTGATTCGACGGAGTCAGCGGGGCTTAGTGCTTACGGATGCTGGTAAGGAATACCTGACGTCATGCAGGCGTGCTTTGCGGTCGTTGCGGGATGGCAGCGAACTGATTGAGCGGCAACGCGTCAATCCAAGTGGATTGCTGCGGGTAGCCGCTCCCGTTTGTTTTGCGAAGAACACTCTGGCTCCGCTGCTAGCGGGCTTCCTTAAAGTTTTTCCCGCAATGAAGGTGGAACTCGATCTTTATTCTTCCGGATGGGATCAAGAGGGTGCAGACGAGGTTGACGTCTACTTCAAAGTTAGAACGCCTAAAGACTCCGCTCGACGATGTCACCTTTACCCCAAAATCGTGCAAGGCGTCTTCGCCAGTCGGGATTATCTGAGCGTTCACGGCAGCCCACGCGACCCCACAGATCTGAGCAAACATCGGTGCATCGGCCTGTTGGCCGAGACGAACTTCAACTTATGGAAGCTGATGAAGGGCACAAAGACAGCCTTACCGGAGCTCCATTTTGTCTTGACTGCCAGCGACCCGGAGATGCATTGTCAGCTTGCTCTCGATGGTGTTGGCGTCGCCGTGCTGCCACTCTGGCTCGCGAAGCAACCGCACGCTGAAAAGCACTTGGTACCTGTGTTGCCTTCGTGGCGACCGATCCCGATTGCTCTCTGTGCGCTGTATTCAGGTGCCTCGCGGTTAACTCCGAAGATTGAGGTTTTCATGGACTATCTGGAACCGTTTATCGGCACCGAGCGGGACCCCTGCCTTCGTGGGGCTTCGGCTAAGGTCTGCTTTATCAAGCCATAG
- a CDS encoding GntR family transcriptional regulator, with protein sequence MVDRVRGVLLERILNGELAPGFRLTELKLAAELETSQGPVREALRELEALGLVQTEPYKGSRVRQFSEKELEDAYVVRACLEELAGRLATPHLKSSTDALEKLAAQVLKAARKGDAALYTKFDMAFHRTIVEASRNTVLLRSWEGLGFEIRTRIRLVASSIDLVKAQEAHWKVLEAIKTGESRAASKLLYQHVNQFASNQKNSQS encoded by the coding sequence ATGGTGGATCGTGTTCGTGGGGTTCTGCTGGAACGCATCCTTAACGGAGAACTGGCTCCGGGTTTTCGCCTGACCGAATTGAAGCTGGCGGCCGAACTTGAGACCAGCCAGGGACCGGTCCGCGAGGCGTTGAGAGAGCTGGAAGCTCTTGGTCTGGTCCAGACAGAACCGTACAAGGGTAGTCGCGTCCGCCAATTCTCAGAGAAGGAACTTGAAGATGCCTACGTCGTGCGAGCTTGCCTTGAGGAGCTTGCCGGGCGCCTGGCGACGCCCCATCTCAAGTCATCGACCGATGCCCTGGAGAAGCTAGCCGCTCAGGTGCTAAAGGCGGCCCGAAAAGGAGATGCCGCGCTTTACACAAAGTTCGATATGGCCTTCCATCGCACGATTGTTGAAGCGTCGCGCAACACTGTGCTGCTTCGCTCGTGGGAGGGGTTAGGATTTGAAATCAGAACCCGGATCAGGCTTGTCGCCAGCAGCATCGATCTCGTAAAGGCGCAGGAAGCCCACTGGAAAGTGCTTGAGGCGATCAAGACCGGCGAAAGCAGGGCGGCGAGCAAGCTGCTCTATCAGCATGTAAACCAGTTTGCCTCAAACCAGAAGAATTCACAGTCATAA
- a CDS encoding polysaccharide deacetylase family protein: MTRRELIKTGMLAGAGLGLANIANATQSQETSMSNAQPFWPNNARLVISVSMQMEGGAQPTSGAESPMPKIDPRFPDIPASKWYDYGYKEGLPRLLDMFDRRKIKVTSHMVGAAVDLHPALAKEIVERGHEASGHGQTWTAQYSMTPDEERAAYQQSIESIQRATGTRPVGFNAFWLRGTPRTLEILQSLGYIYHIDDVSRDEPFLVNVNNKPFAVVPYTLHMNDIVDYESRFFSTSMYADDLKKEFDALYEEAAQRRRMMSVSAHDRIAGRPSRSRVLEEFITYTQSKPGVVFMRKDEIARFALSSPDTVRENI; this comes from the coding sequence ATGACGCGTCGAGAACTGATCAAAACCGGAATGCTGGCAGGCGCGGGACTCGGCCTCGCCAACATCGCAAATGCAACGCAGTCACAGGAGACGAGTATGTCCAACGCACAACCTTTTTGGCCCAATAACGCACGTCTCGTGATCTCGGTTTCAATGCAAATGGAAGGAGGTGCACAGCCTACCAGCGGAGCGGAAAGCCCTATGCCGAAGATCGATCCGCGCTTTCCCGATATTCCTGCGAGCAAATGGTATGACTACGGCTACAAGGAAGGTCTCCCGCGGCTGCTTGACATGTTTGATCGCCGAAAGATCAAAGTGACTTCACATATGGTGGGAGCGGCAGTCGATCTTCATCCCGCTCTGGCAAAGGAGATCGTAGAGCGCGGGCACGAAGCCTCTGGACACGGGCAGACCTGGACAGCTCAGTATTCCATGACGCCCGACGAAGAGCGAGCCGCCTATCAACAAAGCATCGAGAGCATCCAGCGGGCAACGGGAACGCGCCCCGTCGGGTTCAATGCTTTCTGGCTGCGAGGCACACCACGCACCCTGGAGATCCTGCAGTCTCTTGGCTACATCTATCACATTGATGATGTAAGCCGGGACGAGCCGTTTTTGGTTAACGTCAACAATAAGCCCTTCGCCGTGGTCCCTTACACTCTGCACATGAACGACATCGTAGACTACGAGTCCCGCTTCTTCAGTACGTCAATGTACGCAGACGATTTGAAGAAGGAATTCGATGCGCTCTACGAAGAGGCCGCGCAACGACGCCGCATGATGTCGGTAAGCGCACATGACCGGATCGCCGGTCGGCCATCCCGCTCTAGGGTGCTGGAAGAGTTCATCACTTACACACAATCGAAACCGGGAGTCGTGTTTATGCGCAAGGACGAGATTGCGCGCTTTGCGTTAAGCAGTCCTGACACCGTTCGAGAGAACATTTAA
- the lipA gene encoding lipoyl synthase: MISTAELVQIDLSPRKPAPKPAWLKAKAPMGETFHSLKKMARELNLHTVCESAQCPNIGECWNQKSATFMMLGNLCTRRCGFCAVPKGKPEPIDFDEPRRVAYAVAQLGLAHAVITSVNRDDDNVGAARAFVSVIEEIRMQAPGCRVEVLTPDFQGNEEALRMVVAARPEILNHNIETVPRLYRVAKSGGRYEKSLRFLQHAKELAAEMFSDRNGDQIVTKTGIIVGMGEEMHELLAVFRDLADRKVDILTIGQYLRPSRDHLPMARYYTPEEFAFLKHEAVAMGFKHVESGPLVRSSYHAQEQAESTGLAVSNTTLIRRTEQR; this comes from the coding sequence ATGATTTCTACAGCTGAACTTGTGCAGATTGATCTTTCGCCGAGGAAGCCCGCGCCTAAACCGGCGTGGTTGAAGGCCAAGGCTCCTATGGGGGAGACCTTTCATAGTCTGAAGAAGATGGCGCGGGAGCTGAACCTGCATACGGTGTGCGAGAGCGCGCAGTGCCCAAACATTGGGGAGTGCTGGAATCAGAAGTCGGCTACGTTCATGATGCTGGGGAATCTGTGCACGCGGCGATGCGGGTTTTGCGCGGTGCCGAAGGGAAAGCCGGAGCCGATTGATTTCGATGAGCCGCGGCGGGTGGCGTATGCGGTGGCGCAGCTTGGGCTGGCACATGCCGTAATTACGAGCGTGAATCGCGACGACGATAATGTAGGCGCGGCGCGAGCGTTTGTGAGTGTGATTGAAGAGATCCGGATGCAGGCTCCAGGGTGCAGGGTGGAGGTGTTGACGCCGGACTTTCAGGGGAACGAGGAAGCGCTGCGGATGGTGGTGGCGGCGAGGCCGGAGATTCTGAATCACAATATCGAGACGGTGCCTCGGCTGTATCGGGTGGCGAAGTCGGGCGGGCGGTATGAGAAGTCGTTGCGGTTTCTGCAGCATGCGAAGGAGCTAGCGGCGGAGATGTTTTCAGATCGGAACGGCGACCAAATTGTAACCAAGACAGGCATTATTGTTGGTATGGGCGAAGAGATGCACGAGCTGCTGGCGGTGTTTCGCGATCTGGCGGATCGGAAGGTAGATATTCTGACGATCGGGCAGTATCTGCGGCCGTCAAGAGATCATCTGCCGATGGCTCGATACTACACGCCGGAGGAGTTTGCTTTCCTAAAGCATGAGGCTGTGGCGATGGGCTTCAAGCATGTGGAGAGTGGGCCACTGGTGCGGAGTAGCTATCATGCGCAGGAGCAGGCGGAGTCGACTGGACTGGCTGTGTCAAATACAACGCTAATTCGTCGTACTGAACAACGCTAA
- a CDS encoding DUF4442 domain-containing protein, protein MSWWLRHIGWWPPLFGTGIKVTRLDRDLRAIDVEMPLRPWNRNYMGVQFGGSLFALTDPFYMIMLATNLSSDGGPEVVVWDKAASIKYKKPGLGRVRAEFRLSGERLAEIRKVLEVEGRTDARFVVEVKDDDGGVVAEVERVVYCATKTAHAERKKMRSGGG, encoded by the coding sequence ATGAGCTGGTGGCTGCGGCATATCGGGTGGTGGCCGCCGTTGTTTGGGACGGGGATCAAGGTGACGCGGCTGGATAGGGATCTGCGTGCGATTGACGTGGAGATGCCGCTGCGGCCGTGGAATCGGAACTATATGGGGGTTCAGTTCGGCGGGTCGCTGTTTGCGCTGACGGACCCGTTTTACATGATTATGCTGGCGACAAATCTTTCTTCGGATGGGGGACCGGAGGTTGTGGTTTGGGACAAGGCGGCTTCGATCAAGTACAAAAAGCCAGGATTGGGGCGGGTTCGGGCGGAGTTTCGGCTGAGCGGGGAGCGGTTGGCGGAGATTCGCAAGGTGCTGGAGGTTGAGGGGCGGACCGATGCCCGGTTTGTGGTGGAGGTGAAGGACGATGACGGTGGGGTGGTCGCGGAGGTGGAACGGGTGGTCTATTGCGCGACAAAAACTGCGCATGCGGAGCGGAAAAAAATGCGGAGTGGTGGCGGGTGA
- a CDS encoding MarR family transcriptional regulator, with the protein MEHVDRALEAKFEEFQISRASFDVLAALRRIGKPYKLNQRDLMRSLFRTSGSMSLRIDSLQRQGLVVRSPDNDDRRSVFVTLTPKGVALLETVIPEHLENENSLVAGLNRAERTQLIALLRKWLVSLEEEVAHGRQLYLGMTLLDSRASTKMRRAVGLPDVPGLLVNTVAAGSRAEELGFRKGDLITAIERQAVASLMEIRKILNKPEPKIKRVKMVRGVQSVELKLINSSI; encoded by the coding sequence ATGGAACATGTCGATCGCGCTCTGGAGGCTAAGTTCGAGGAGTTTCAGATTTCACGGGCCTCGTTTGACGTGCTGGCGGCACTTCGTCGCATCGGCAAACCGTACAAGCTGAACCAACGCGATCTGATGCGCAGCCTCTTTCGCACATCCGGCAGCATGAGTCTTAGAATCGATTCCCTGCAAAGGCAGGGCCTGGTGGTACGGTCACCTGACAACGATGATCGTCGCTCTGTCTTCGTAACTCTGACTCCGAAGGGTGTGGCGCTCTTGGAAACCGTCATCCCGGAGCATCTTGAGAATGAAAACAGCTTGGTTGCAGGATTGAATCGAGCGGAACGAACGCAGCTTATCGCCTTGTTGCGCAAGTGGTTGGTCAGCCTCGAGGAGGAGGTGGCTCACGGTCGTCAGCTTTACCTCGGCATGACGCTGCTCGATTCTCGCGCTTCGACGAAGATGCGGCGGGCTGTTGGTTTGCCCGATGTGCCGGGCCTGCTCGTCAATACCGTTGCGGCCGGTAGCCGGGCGGAGGAACTTGGGTTCCGCAAGGGTGATCTCATCACCGCCATTGAGAGGCAAGCTGTTGCGTCTCTTATGGAAATTCGCAAGATCCTGAACAAACCCGAACCGAAGATCAAAAGGGTTAAGATGGTTCGTGGAGTGCAGAGCGTGGAATTGAAGCTTATAAATTCGTCCATATAG
- a CDS encoding DoxX family membrane protein has translation MQIGLLATPLLRVILGVNIAVHGLSRILAGPSMFAHALAAKFAPTPLSPRTVIAFALSLPWVEAAVGTLVLFGLASRTAYSIGMLVIAALTFGATLTQDWDAAGLQLIYALIYTVLLATCSNNCYSVDRWMAKTTPGGVAA, from the coding sequence ATGCAGATCGGGCTCTTGGCTACACCGCTCTTGAGGGTCATCCTCGGAGTCAATATCGCAGTCCATGGGCTGAGTCGCATTCTCGCCGGTCCATCCATGTTCGCTCATGCGCTTGCAGCAAAATTTGCTCCTACGCCTCTGTCTCCCCGGACAGTAATAGCCTTTGCCCTGAGCCTTCCCTGGGTCGAAGCTGCGGTCGGCACGCTTGTGCTCTTCGGGCTGGCGTCGCGCACCGCCTATTCGATTGGCATGCTTGTGATCGCCGCGCTCACCTTTGGGGCAACCCTTACCCAGGACTGGGACGCGGCAGGTCTGCAACTGATTTATGCGCTGATCTACACAGTTTTACTCGCTACTTGCTCAAACAATTGCTATTCCGTTGACAGATGGATGGCGAAGACCACACCTGGAGGGGTCGCCGCATGA
- a CDS encoding alpha/beta fold hydrolase: MIFLHGWPQIGLMWRAQIEAFASAGWRCIAPDMRGYGGSSAPTASEAYTLNEIVDDMVELHDHLGAQPAVWIGHDWGSPVAGALAAHHRSRSRAVVLISVPYFPESFALPTLIPLIDRRLYPAEQYPDGQWDYYRFYLTHFDQTVNDMDADIPATLASLFRRGNPASAGKVSSSALLTQNGGRYGSTHRAPATAPDPTLWPAEDFDALVEAFRTAGFRPANAWYLNGSANIAYARAAPDSGQLRQPVLFLNSDWDAICDINRSRLGEPMRISCKDLSVTNMPAGHWLPLESKTELVQEIRLWLKTKKL, encoded by the coding sequence ATGATCTTCCTCCATGGGTGGCCCCAGATCGGTCTGATGTGGCGCGCGCAGATCGAGGCCTTCGCATCGGCGGGCTGGCGCTGTATCGCGCCTGATATGCGTGGCTACGGCGGCTCGTCAGCACCGACTGCCTCGGAGGCTTATACGTTGAACGAGATCGTCGACGACATGGTCGAGCTTCACGACCATTTGGGTGCACAACCGGCGGTCTGGATCGGCCACGACTGGGGAAGCCCCGTGGCCGGGGCGCTGGCCGCGCATCACCGGTCACGAAGTCGAGCCGTGGTGCTGATCTCAGTCCCTTATTTCCCGGAGAGTTTCGCGCTGCCGACCCTGATACCGCTTATCGATCGCCGCCTTTACCCCGCCGAGCAATATCCGGATGGGCAATGGGACTATTACCGTTTTTACCTGACACACTTCGACCAGACGGTGAACGATATGGATGCGGACATCCCGGCGACGCTCGCTTCGCTGTTTCGACGTGGTAATCCTGCATCAGCAGGTAAGGTCTCGTCCTCCGCTTTGCTTACGCAAAACGGAGGACGGTATGGGTCGACTCATCGAGCCCCGGCGACAGCGCCTGACCCGACGCTTTGGCCAGCCGAAGACTTCGATGCCTTGGTCGAAGCCTTTCGTACCGCCGGTTTCCGTCCGGCCAATGCCTGGTACCTGAACGGCAGCGCCAATATCGCCTACGCACGGGCCGCGCCAGATAGTGGCCAGTTACGTCAGCCCGTGTTGTTCCTCAACAGCGACTGGGACGCAATTTGCGACATTAATCGCAGCCGCCTCGGAGAACCTATGCGCATTAGCTGCAAAGACCTGTCCGTGACGAACATGCCAGCCGGCCACTGGCTGCCGCTCGAGAGCAAGACCGAGCTCGTCCAAGAGATCCGGTTATGGCTCAAAACGAAGAAGCTTTAG
- a CDS encoding VOC family protein: MKMSATSPSIDSSSPFASWKFEHAAIRVPDLDTAVAWYSEKLDFRLMSSSPLGDKVYGFMILPAVEVSFVVELITGAGAQNRPTYNDLASSLGLSGYHHVAFRVDSVDDAIAELKRRDVTIVSEAHDVPKLSLRVGFFADPWGNLFEVIQASGELTQSSIAHGQSS; the protein is encoded by the coding sequence ATGAAAATGTCAGCGACCTCTCCCAGTATCGACTCCTCAAGCCCCTTTGCCTCTTGGAAGTTCGAGCACGCAGCTATTCGAGTGCCCGATCTTGATACCGCTGTCGCTTGGTATAGTGAAAAACTTGATTTTCGCCTGATGAGTAGCTCGCCACTGGGCGATAAGGTTTACGGCTTTATGATCTTGCCGGCAGTCGAAGTCAGTTTCGTCGTCGAACTCATTACCGGCGCAGGCGCGCAAAATCGGCCCACGTATAACGATCTTGCTTCAAGCCTTGGGTTATCGGGCTACCATCATGTGGCGTTTCGAGTAGATAGTGTCGATGATGCTATCGCGGAATTGAAACGTCGCGACGTGACTATCGTTAGCGAAGCCCACGACGTGCCAAAACTCAGCCTTCGGGTGGGCTTCTTTGCCGATCCGTGGGGCAATCTTTTCGAAGTGATTCAAGCAAGTGGTGAGCTTACGCAAAGTAGTATTGCTCATGGGCAAAGCTCCTGA
- a CDS encoding TIM barrel protein yields MLSRRAFGRVMAAAVAARVTAGSGLMGQTAGSQTATGSGAGTTHSGPQFSVMMWALSKQGSFEENLERVAKAGYHHVELVGEFSKWSDEDWRRILARMQALKITVDATSGVKAGFADPSGGDGFLAELKAFIPAVQRLGCGQIILLSGKRIEGVAVGAQKAASVEALKRAADVLGAAGLMAVIEPIDRLENPPIYLDGVTEGFEIVRAVGSPHVKVLYDLYHEQRGLGNLIEKLEKNIDEVGLIHIADVPGRHEPGTGEVNYGNVYRKLGELHYKGVIAMEFYPTGDVVETLRKAREEAMRGCGVGWV; encoded by the coding sequence ATGTTGAGTCGACGGGCTTTTGGACGCGTGATGGCCGCGGCGGTTGCGGCGCGGGTGACGGCTGGGAGTGGTTTGATGGGGCAGACGGCTGGTTCCCAAACTGCTACTGGATCCGGTGCAGGCACGACTCATTCCGGGCCGCAGTTTTCCGTGATGATGTGGGCGCTGAGTAAGCAGGGTAGCTTCGAGGAGAACCTGGAGCGCGTTGCAAAGGCCGGCTACCATCACGTCGAGCTGGTGGGTGAGTTTTCGAAGTGGTCGGATGAGGACTGGCGACGTATTCTCGCGCGAATGCAGGCGCTGAAGATTACTGTGGACGCGACCTCGGGGGTGAAGGCTGGGTTTGCGGATCCATCGGGTGGGGATGGGTTCCTTGCCGAGTTGAAGGCTTTTATTCCGGCGGTGCAGCGGCTTGGGTGCGGGCAGATCATTCTTTTGTCTGGGAAGCGGATTGAAGGTGTTGCGGTGGGAGCGCAAAAGGCCGCCTCGGTTGAGGCACTGAAGCGTGCGGCGGATGTTCTGGGAGCGGCGGGCTTGATGGCAGTGATTGAACCGATCGACCGCCTGGAGAATCCGCCGATCTATCTCGATGGGGTGACGGAGGGCTTTGAGATTGTGAGGGCGGTGGGGAGTCCGCACGTGAAGGTACTGTACGACCTGTACCATGAGCAGCGCGGACTGGGGAATCTGATCGAAAAGCTAGAGAAGAATATCGACGAGGTGGGGTTGATTCACATCGCGGATGTGCCGGGGCGACATGAACCAGGGACCGGAGAGGTGAACTATGGGAATGTCTATCGGAAGCTGGGGGAGTTGCACTATAAGGGCGTGATCGCGATGGAGTTTTATCCGACCGGGGATGTGGTGGAGACGCTGCGCAAGGCGCGTGAAGAGGCGATGCGGGGTTGTGGGGTTGGGTGGGTTTGA
- a CDS encoding sugar phosphate isomerase/epimerase family protein, which produces MKIGVSAFAWTKDFTSSHLDLIPQMRAYGLDGFEIPMFDPAHLPAQAIRKAFEANDLECTVCAILPRNINPISPDASVRRKSLTHLIACVETTRELGANLLGGPLFAPIGYLPGHRRNQDEWNWAVECFQALGTALETHNINLAIEPVNRSETFFLNKAAEAQALCKDIGNPRVGVTIDTFHANIEEKSISGAIALLGASLKHVHLSENDRGLLGSGHIDFMGIVRSLLLNGYDGYLMIEGFGYSTDYPGSPGYLLADMTVSPEEIAIAGGSYVKNLLRYSC; this is translated from the coding sequence ATGAAGATCGGCGTTAGCGCATTTGCCTGGACCAAGGATTTCACCTCATCACACCTCGATCTGATCCCGCAGATGCGCGCTTATGGCTTGGATGGATTTGAGATCCCAATGTTCGATCCAGCGCATTTACCTGCTCAAGCTATTCGTAAGGCATTTGAAGCGAACGACCTGGAATGTACTGTCTGTGCAATCTTGCCGAGGAATATCAATCCCATCAGTCCTGACGCATCCGTGCGGAGGAAGTCCCTTACCCACCTAATTGCTTGCGTCGAAACCACAAGAGAGCTGGGAGCAAATCTCTTGGGCGGGCCCCTTTTTGCTCCTATTGGTTATTTACCAGGCCATCGTCGCAATCAAGACGAGTGGAACTGGGCAGTCGAGTGTTTTCAAGCCCTTGGAACTGCTCTCGAAACGCACAACATCAATCTCGCCATTGAGCCTGTCAATCGGTCCGAAACATTTTTTCTCAATAAGGCTGCTGAAGCGCAAGCGCTTTGCAAGGATATTGGGAATCCAAGAGTTGGCGTAACTATTGATACATTTCACGCCAATATCGAAGAAAAAAGTATTTCGGGAGCCATCGCCTTGCTGGGTGCAAGTCTGAAGCATGTGCATTTGAGTGAAAACGATAGAGGGCTTCTCGGCTCCGGACATATTGATTTTATGGGCATCGTTAGATCGTTGCTCCTAAACGGATACGACGGATACCTCATGATCGAAGGTTTCGGCTATTCCACCGACTACCCGGGATCCCCGGGATATCTACTAGCCGACATGACAGTTTCTCCTGAAGAGATCGCTATCGCAGGAGGTTCTTACGTGAAAAATCTGTTGAGATATTCGTGCTAA